The following proteins are encoded in a genomic region of [Eubacterium] hominis:
- a CDS encoding MerR family transcriptional regulator yields the protein MKKNKYLTAGEFAKICDIPKHVLFHYDDIGLFQPEYKAENGYRYYSYRQYDTFLVIMNLKKMGMSLKDIKVFLSKRDPSLFLSLLEDKFEEIDSLIEYLKGVKSMMQWMKDSTQEALCHKDDPISITHLPQRIILCSDNMENSNNTSFVNFMQEYIQFIKENNINMQQSVGNMISVEAIRNQDYLNFSYLYVDVDIEIPEKTRVCKERDYICGWHHGPYDTITDTYDQMMAYAMQNNIKLGTFAYEEYLIADIAQMNHNEYVTRILIEIDA from the coding sequence TTGAAGAAAAATAAATATTTAACCGCAGGTGAGTTCGCTAAAATCTGTGATATACCAAAACACGTCTTATTTCATTATGACGATATTGGTTTATTTCAACCAGAGTACAAAGCTGAAAATGGTTATCGTTATTACAGCTACCGTCAATATGATACGTTCTTAGTTATTATGAATTTAAAAAAGATGGGCATGTCTTTAAAAGATATCAAAGTTTTTTTAAGTAAACGGGATCCTTCTTTATTTTTATCCTTATTAGAAGATAAGTTTGAAGAAATTGATTCCTTGATTGAATATTTAAAAGGTGTAAAATCAATGATGCAATGGATGAAAGACAGTACACAGGAGGCATTATGTCATAAAGATGATCCCATCAGTATCACACATCTACCACAGCGAATTATTTTATGCAGTGATAACATGGAGAATTCCAATAATACCTCATTTGTGAATTTCATGCAGGAATATATCCAGTTTATCAAAGAGAATAATATCAATATGCAGCAAAGTGTTGGCAACATGATCAGTGTAGAGGCTATTCGCAATCAGGATTATTTAAATTTTTCTTATCTTTATGTCGATGTTGATATTGAAATCCCTGAAAAGACGAGAGTTTGTAAAGAGCGAGATTATATATGTGGATGGCACCATGGTCCTTATGATACCATTACTGATACATATGATCAAATGATGGCCTATGCGATGCAAAATAATATAAAGCTGGGTACATTTGCATATGAAGAATATCTGATTGCGGATATTGCACAGATGAATCATAATGAATATGTGACTCGTATCCTTATAGAAATTGATGCATAA
- a CDS encoding helix-turn-helix transcriptional regulator encodes MKNRLEEIRKRKGISQEDLAKALEVSRQTIGSLENGRYNPSILLAFKIAHYFHMRIEDIFIYEEE; translated from the coding sequence ATGAAAAACAGACTGGAAGAAATAAGGAAACGAAAAGGAATTAGTCAGGAAGATCTGGCAAAAGCCCTGGAAGTATCACGTCAGACGATTGGTTCTTTAGAGAATGGACGATATAATCCCTCTATTTTACTAGCGTTTAAAATTGCCCATTATTTTCATATGCGCATAGAAGACATCTTTATTTATGAGGAGGAATGA